In the genome of Quercus robur chromosome 3, dhQueRobu3.1, whole genome shotgun sequence, one region contains:
- the LOC126717820 gene encoding glutamate decarboxylase 4-like isoform X3: protein MVLSRPASESDLSVLSTSASRYVRDSLPRYKMPESSIPKEAAYQIIHDELLLDCKPKLNLASFVTTLMEPECDKLVMESINKNYVDMDEYPVTTELHNRCVNMIARLFHTPLRESEDAIGVGTVGSSEAIMLAGLAFKRKWQNKRKAEGKPYDKPNIVTGANVQVCWEKFARYFEVELKEVNVREGYYVMDPAKAVEMVDENTICVAAILGSTYNGEFEDVKLLNDLLLEKNNQTGWDTPIHVDAASGGFIAPFIYPELEWDFRLPLVKSINVSGHKYGLVYAGIGWNIWRSKDDLPEELIFHIKYLGAEQSTFTLNFSKGSSQIIAQYYQLIRLGQEGYKNIMENCHENAMVLKEGLEKTGRFEILSKDDGVPVVAFSLKNKKGGHDEFVVSEMLRRFGWIVPAYPMPAGAQHVIVLRVVIRAEFSRTLAERLVHDITTVLHELDKLPPKVSSEVEENGNNGDVSKRKSDLETQREVTTLWKNYVIAQKEIKRQKVMAS from the exons ATGGTGCTCTCAAGGCCAGCTTCTGAGTCTGATCTCTCAGTGCTTTCAACCTCTGCCTCTCGCTATGTCCGGGATTCACTCCCTAG GTATAAGATGCCTGAGAGCTCGATACCGAAGGAGGCTGCTTACCAAATCATACACGATGAGTTACTGCTTGATTGTAAGCCGAAGTTGAACTTGGCTTCCTTTGTCACCACATTGATGGAGCCCGAGTGTGACAAACTTGTCATGGAGTCCATCAACAAGAATTATGTCGACATGGATGAGTACCCTGTTACCACTGAGCTTCAT AATCGATGCGTGAACATGATAGCACGTTTATTTCATACTCCATTAAGAGAGTCTGAGGATGCAATTGGAGTGGGAACAGTAGGATCATCCGAAGCTATAATGTTAGCTGGCCTTGCATTCAAGAGGAAATGGCAAAATAAGAGGAAGGCTGAAGGAAAACCCTATGACAAGCCCAACATTGTCACTGGTGCCAATGTTCAG GTATGCTGGGAGAAATTTGCTAGGTACTTTGAGGTGGAGCTGAAGGAAGTGAATGTGAGGGAGGGATACTATGTAATGGACCCTGCCAAAGCTGTTGAAATGGTGGATGAAAACACCATATGCGTTGCTGCTATCTTGGGCTCTACTTACAATGGAGAATTTGAAGATGTCAAGCTCTTAAATGATCTCTTGCTAGAAAAGAACAATCAAACTGG ATGGGATACTCCAATTCATGTTGATGCGGCCAGTGGTGGATTTATTGCACCATTCATTTATCCAGAACTCGAATGGGATTTCCGACTTCCACTAGTGAAGAGCATCAATGTTAGTGGCCATAAGTACGGGCTTGTTTATGCTGGAATTGGGTGGAATATTTGGAGAAGCAAAGATGACCTACCTGAAGAACTCATCTTCCACATCAAGTACCTTGGAGCTGAGCAATCCACCTTTACCCTCAATTTCTCTAAAG GTTCAAGTCAAATTATTGCACAGTATTATCAACTAATCCGCTTAGGCCAGGAG GGGTACAAGAATATCATGGAAAATTGTCACGAAAATGCAATGGTGCTAAAGGAAGGACTAGAGAAGACTGGTCGCTTTGAGATTTTGTCCAAGGATGATGGAGTTCCAGTGGTGGCATTTTCTCTCAAGAACAAGAAAGGAGGTCACGATGAGTTTGTGGTGTCCGAAATGTTACGAAGGTTTGGTTGGATTGTGCCTGCATATCCCATGCCCGCAGGTGCTCAGCATGTGATTGTGCTCCGTGTTGTGATTAGAGCCGAGTTCTCACGCACCCTTGCTGAACGTCTTGTGCATGACATCACTACGGTTCTCCATGAGCTTGACAAATTGCCCCCAAAAGTTAGTAGTGAAGTTGAAGAGAATGGAAACAATGGTGATGTGTCCAAGAGAAAGAGTGACTTGGAAACACAGAGAGAAGTCACTACTCTTTGGAAGAACTATGTTATTGCTCAGAAAGAAATCAAGAGGCAAAAGGTCATGGCCTCCTAA